Part of the bacterium genome is shown below.
AGAACATCCTGAGGAACATCAGCATGAGGTACTTGCCAAAGTCCGGGAACAGGATGGGCACCGCATGCGGATGCTGCACGGCTCGTTCCCCCTCTCCGCACACGATAATGCCCATGGCCGATGCCCGATAGACTGCGACGGTTTCGGCTTGAAAATATGGATCCGGCGATCGATTTTGAACCGATGACATGCGCATTACGAATCTGCAAAAGGCAATGTCAGACTAGTATCGTGGTGATCTGTCGCCTTCGTCGCGGTGATGCGAAGTTCTCTCAGTAACCGCCTCGTTAGGGCGCCACAACTTTGGATGTCCGCCCGGCACGCTGCGTGCGAAGGCTTTCGTAGTACTCGGCGTAGCGGCGCATCACGTCGTCCTCCTTGGCGCCGGTGACGTAGATGGGCGATGTAAGGGGAGCGGCCTGCGCGACTTTGATGAGCACCACGCGCTCGACGCGCCGCGCGAGCGCGTCGCCGAGGCCATACGTGTTCCTGTAGAAGGTCATAGCGTGCTCGAAGAGCGGGCCACCGTCAATGACTGTAGCCTGCCCTTTGAAGCGGTATCCCCGCCGGGTGATTGGGTCGACGACGTTCACTTCGACCGCCGGATTGTGAGTCAAGTTGGCAATCGTTCCCGGCGAGCAAATGTCGGCGAAGATCAGATGGTCGTCGTCCCACACGGTGGTGGTGCCCTTCGGCGACAGATTCGGCGTGCCATCGGCACAGACCGTTGCCACGAATC
Proteins encoded:
- a CDS encoding pyridoxamine 5'-phosphate oxidase family protein, whose amino-acid sequence is MGALTEDMQRVVREQRLGFVATVCADGTPNLSPKGTTTVWDDDHLIFADICSPGTIANLTHNPAVEVNVVDPITRRGYRFKGQATVIDGGPLFEHAMTFYRNTYGLGDALARRVERVVLIKVAQAAPLTSPIYVTGAKEDDVMRRYAEYYESLRTQRAGRTSKVVAP